Genomic DNA from Deltaproteobacteria bacterium:
GTCGGCGACCCCGTCGCTTGGCTCCGTACCTCCTCGCTCGACCGCTTCGCGTCCTTCGAGCTCGGCTTGCAGCAGGCTCGCCTCGCGCAGCGCACGCTCGTGTCGAACGTCGCGACAGGGAATCCAGCCCTTCACTTCGAAACAGCAGCGACTGCCGCCGTCGCTGCTGCACTCGACCTGAGAGACCACCACCGGCTCCTCGCCGGAGCAGCTCGACAGGAGCGAGCGCATGGCGCCGAGACGGAACTCGCACTCGCTGACCTCGGTCGGGAAGCCGGGCTCGTTGGTCCAGAACAGTCGCGCGTCGCGCTCTCCAGAGCGGACCTCCACGCTCGAGTGCCGGTCGAGGAACCGCGCCCAGATCGGGAGTTCGGCCAGGAGGACGCTGGGATCCTGAGCGAGCTCGGCGAACGCCCGCAGCCAGGGCTCGGCGACCTCCCAGACGCGCATGCCTGCGGTGAACGCGTTGTCGCGCTCCGCGAAGATCTCGAGCAGCTCCGCGCGCGGGATCCAGAGCGCCCGAACCGCGCGCTCTTCGACGCTTGGCGCGCCCGTGACCCCGCCCTTGATCGCGACCTGGAACAGCGCACTGCGACGAGCGCGCTCGCTCACCGTGGCCGCGATTCCCGGGCTCAGTTCTCGATGATCTCGAGGATGTACCGCTTGTTCTCCTTGCCGCTCGCGGCCGCGAGGATGGTGCGTATCGCGGACGCGTGCGCGCCGCCCTTGCCGATCACCTTGCCGAGATCCTCTTTGGCGACCGAAAGCTCGATCACATAGGCATGGTTTCCCTTGATCTCGCTGATCTGCACGGCCTCCGGCCGGTCCACGAGAGCCTTCACGATCATCTCGACCAGCTCTTTCATGTCCAACTCCTGAACCGAACCGAAGGCGACCGGCAGGTGATTCGGGTGAGCGACGCGATTCAGTGTCTCACCCCGTTCGGAAAGGGTCAACCATGCAACTCCACGGAGAAGCGCTCGAACCGCTTCAGCTACCCGCTTTCGTGTAGCCGGCGTTCGCCAGGTAGCGGAACACGTACTTGCCGAGCACGTCGAGCTCGAGGTTCACGGCCATCCCCGGCTCGAGCCGTCCCAGGGTCGTCGCGGCGAGCGTGTGCGGGATCAGCGCCACGGAGAAGCCGCGCTCGTCCGGATCGACCACCGTGAGCGAGACTCCCTCGACCGCAACCGACCCCTTGGGAACGATCTGCAGCGCCAGATCCGTCGGGCAGTCGATCCGCACCAGGCGATCGGCGCCCTCCCGCTGCACGGAGCAGATGGCGCCCGTGCCATCGACGTGCCCCTGGACGATGTGCCCATCGAGGCGGGCATCGGCGCGCATCGCGCGCTCGAGATTCACTTCGTCCCCCGCCCTTCTCGCTCCGAGCGACGTGCGCCGGAGCGTCTCTGGCACCGCGTGAAACGAGAGTCTCGCCCCGCGGATCTCGACCACGGTGAGACAGCAGCCCGAGATCGCGATGCTGTCCCCGAGCTTGACCTCGCTCGCCAGATCCGCGCCGGCCTCGATCTCGAGCTCCGCGCGTCCGGCGGCGGGCTCGACCCGCAGAATCCTCGCGACCCTCTCGACGATCCCCGTGAACACCGGCTCGCCCTAGCGCGGCTTGAAGCGGAAGTTGTGCTCCGCCTCGATCCAGCGGGTGGTCATCGAGTGACTGCGCATCACGACGGAATGGGTGAGCGCGCCCTCCGAGCGGAAGCGCACGCCTCTCAGGAAGTCGCCCTCCGTCACGCCGGTGCCCGCGAACAGAACGTCGCC
This window encodes:
- a CDS encoding KH domain-containing protein; translated protein: MKELVEMIVKALVDRPEAVQISEIKGNHAYVIELSVAKEDLGKVIGKGGAHASAIRTILAAASGKENKRYILEIIEN
- a CDS encoding riboflavin synthase; amino-acid sequence: MFTGIVERVARILRVEPAAGRAELEIEAGADLASEVKLGDSIAISGCCLTVVEIRGARLSFHAVPETLRRTSLGARRAGDEVNLERAMRADARLDGHIVQGHVDGTGAICSVQREGADRLVRIDCPTDLALQIVPKGSVAVEGVSLTVVDPDERGFSVALIPHTLAATTLGRLEPGMAVNLELDVLGKYVFRYLANAGYTKAGS